One Oryzomonas sagensis genomic region harbors:
- a CDS encoding SPOR domain-containing protein, producing MRIDYSEPKKSFVTPPTGNRPRKEPVARLSVIIVVTGLATFAAGFGSGWFLSQRAAKKSFQAAMEQTSLESSPRQDAGAAKPVPPQPAAPTPTQPPQAGATPPSNGQTMPEPPLSFYKTLPSGQKSNVMGSGVNAKEEKGKQPLQAAMPANVNRQPQQDGGDAAKPAGEKAQAPEKPARRDAGGFTVQVASYSLKSEAEAMRSKLAGKGYNVFLSESNQGDKGTWYRVRVGRRLDQDAAKELSGKIGKGAIVIPDKD from the coding sequence ATGAGGATCGATTACAGCGAACCAAAGAAGTCATTCGTCACCCCACCCACCGGCAACCGTCCCCGCAAGGAGCCGGTGGCGCGGCTCTCGGTCATCATCGTCGTCACCGGCCTGGCCACCTTCGCCGCCGGTTTCGGCAGCGGCTGGTTCCTCTCCCAGCGGGCAGCCAAGAAATCGTTCCAGGCCGCCATGGAGCAGACCAGCCTGGAAAGCTCGCCGCGCCAGGACGCCGGAGCGGCCAAACCGGTGCCGCCCCAACCGGCAGCACCGACGCCCACCCAGCCGCCCCAGGCGGGTGCAACCCCGCCTTCCAACGGCCAGACCATGCCCGAACCGCCCTTGAGTTTCTACAAGACCCTGCCCAGCGGCCAGAAGAGCAACGTCATGGGGAGCGGCGTCAATGCCAAGGAAGAAAAGGGCAAACAGCCGCTCCAGGCCGCCATGCCGGCGAACGTGAACAGGCAGCCCCAGCAGGACGGCGGCGACGCGGCCAAACCGGCTGGCGAGAAGGCGCAGGCTCCGGAAAAACCGGCGCGGCGCGATGCGGGCGGTTTCACGGTGCAGGTCGCATCCTACAGCCTGAAATCCGAGGCAGAGGCCATGCGGAGCAAACTGGCGGGCAAGGGGTACAACGTCTTCCTCAGCGAGTCCAACCAGGGGGACAAGGGGACCTGGTACCGGGTACGGGTCGGCAGAAGGCTGGATCAGGACGCGGCCAAGGAATTGTCCGGCAAGATCGGCAAAGGAGCCATCGTCATCCCGGACAAGGATTGA
- a CDS encoding response regulator transcription factor, with the protein MQAGSSTLPARVILIVEDDHISGMILRDMAARKFPGMAVYVAEDGEAGIDFCREHHPDIVVTDINLPGISGVLMAGEIKRLKPDTKFIVLSGCNDTMHLQEFAAIDVQDFLVKPVELKQLFAAIQACIDAL; encoded by the coding sequence ATGCAAGCCGGAAGTAGCACATTGCCCGCGCGGGTTATCTTGATCGTCGAGGACGACCACATATCCGGCATGATTCTCCGCGACATGGCTGCCAGGAAATTTCCCGGTATGGCCGTCTACGTTGCGGAAGACGGCGAAGCCGGGATAGATTTCTGCCGGGAGCATCACCCCGACATTGTGGTGACCGACATCAACCTGCCGGGAATCAGCGGCGTCCTGATGGCCGGGGAAATCAAGCGTCTGAAGCCGGATACGAAGTTCATTGTTTTGTCCGGTTGTAATGACACGATGCACTTGCAGGAGTTCGCCGCTATCGACGTTCAGGACTTCCTTGTCAAGCCGGTCGAACTGAAACAGTTGTTCGCTGCGATTCAGGCGTGCATCGATGCGCTCTGA
- the argS gene encoding arginine--tRNA ligase — MRNRIAALVETALQTAAAAEELLSSPFPAVIIGTPDNPDHGDFSCNIAMQMAKGERKAPRQVAEIVIRHLGDGKGLLAKTEIAGPGFINLFVAPGAWQSALLEIESQGAAFGRTATGTGKKVQIEFVSANPTGPLHIGHGRGAAIGDTLCRIMGAAGWAVTREFYYNDAGQQISNLALSVQARCLGIEPEDPRWPADGYRGEYIKDVANAYLGRETVEASDQHTIANGDPHNLDAIRTFAVAYLRREQDLDLAAFDVAFDVYSLESALYADGSVDEVVQRLIANKHTYEQDGALWLRTTDFGDDKDRVMRKSDGAYTYFIPDVAYHLGKWKRGFTRVINEQGADHHSTITRVRAGLQALDMGIPQGWPEYVLHQMVTVMRGGEEVKISKRAGSYVTLRDLIDEVGRDATRFFFLMRKVDAQLVFDIDLAKQQTNENPVYYVQYAHARICSIFENAAEKGFTAPEHPAAAALACLSTPEELQLIKLLCALPDTIDDSAVHFEPHRLTYYLTELAGCFHSFYNKNRVITEDTALTAARLYLLKRTAQALKNALTVLGISAPERM; from the coding sequence ATGCGAAACAGAATTGCCGCCCTTGTCGAAACCGCCCTGCAGACCGCTGCCGCCGCAGAAGAACTTCTCTCGTCCCCCTTCCCCGCCGTTATCATCGGTACGCCGGACAACCCGGATCACGGGGATTTTTCCTGCAATATCGCCATGCAGATGGCCAAGGGCGAGCGTAAAGCCCCCCGCCAGGTAGCCGAGATCGTCATCCGCCACCTGGGCGACGGCAAGGGCCTCCTGGCCAAAACCGAGATCGCCGGCCCCGGCTTCATCAACCTGTTCGTCGCCCCAGGGGCCTGGCAGTCCGCACTCCTGGAGATCGAGAGCCAGGGCGCGGCCTTCGGCCGTACCGCGACCGGCACCGGGAAAAAGGTGCAGATCGAATTCGTCAGCGCCAACCCCACCGGGCCGTTGCACATCGGCCACGGCCGCGGCGCCGCCATCGGCGACACCCTCTGCCGCATTATGGGGGCCGCCGGCTGGGCGGTGACCCGTGAGTTCTACTACAACGACGCCGGTCAACAGATCAGCAACCTGGCGCTCTCCGTCCAGGCCCGCTGCCTCGGCATCGAACCGGAGGACCCCCGCTGGCCGGCCGACGGCTACCGGGGCGAGTACATCAAGGACGTGGCCAACGCCTATCTGGGCCGGGAGACCGTGGAGGCCAGCGACCAGCACACCATCGCCAACGGCGACCCCCACAACCTGGATGCCATCCGCACCTTTGCCGTGGCCTACCTGCGCCGGGAGCAGGACCTGGACCTGGCCGCCTTCGACGTGGCCTTCGACGTCTACTCCCTGGAATCGGCCCTGTACGCCGACGGCAGCGTCGACGAGGTGGTGCAAAGGCTCATCGCCAACAAGCACACCTACGAGCAGGACGGCGCACTCTGGCTGCGCACCACCGATTTCGGCGACGACAAAGACCGGGTGATGCGCAAGAGCGACGGCGCCTACACCTACTTCATCCCGGACGTGGCCTATCACCTGGGAAAATGGAAACGGGGCTTCACCCGGGTCATCAACGAGCAGGGGGCCGATCACCACAGCACCATCACCAGGGTGCGGGCCGGCCTGCAGGCTTTGGATATGGGCATCCCCCAGGGGTGGCCCGAGTATGTGCTGCACCAGATGGTGACCGTCATGCGCGGCGGCGAAGAGGTCAAGATCTCCAAACGGGCCGGCAGCTACGTCACCCTGCGGGACCTGATCGACGAGGTGGGGCGCGATGCCACCCGCTTCTTCTTCCTGATGCGCAAAGTGGACGCCCAACTGGTGTTCGACATCGACCTGGCCAAGCAGCAGACCAACGAGAACCCGGTCTACTACGTCCAGTACGCCCATGCCCGCATCTGCAGCATCTTCGAAAACGCGGCCGAAAAAGGGTTTACCGCTCCAGAGCATCCGGCAGCGGCAGCGCTGGCCTGCCTTTCCACCCCGGAGGAGTTGCAGCTCATCAAGCTTTTGTGCGCCCTGCCGGACACCATCGACGACAGCGCCGTCCACTTCGAGCCGCACCGCCTCACCTACTACCTGACCGAACTGGCCGGCTGCTTCCACAGTTTCTACAACAAGAACCGGGTCATCACCGAAGACACCGCCCTGACCGCCGCGCGCCTCTACCTGCTCAAACGCACCGCCCAGGCCCTGAAAAACGCCCTCACGGTCCTGGGAATATCAGCACCTGAACGGATGTAG
- a CDS encoding TolC family protein gives MIAPAKQMLACLSLLVFSPMLPHAQAADVPSPPPSTVPSALAASPQNAERTGQPPPQLFLSRGYAVALAVYRNIDLRIEALNFKMAETDTARSWGIYNPVLSATGTGGVTAIPGDPFFSARTLNATVGVTQNLPTGGSIGATTQTGYFSVDSSGAASKNWQSTAGLTLTLPLLKNAGREVVELNITLAASTQQDSLERFRATTMEMVSNVITAYNHLYVLRQTMETRVAALTSAQKLLDEVRKKSTPEPVQGMELANAEFAVAQRRKDLVEASRSVKDQEINFRYLIGLDSPTQIIPSDPPSRDEPQETDEQAVKAALEYRSDLKQLHLSLKTAQLQERVNRRQSWPDLSLTGGGGLTGSGFHFGESYQQIGGHPGSYWNVGMQFSVPLGNTAAANDYRKSRIRTEQVQDQIRALSWKIRNDVGSDMRALISARLQMQLSDRSSQLAEQRLAEYRKNNQAGSATLQDVLNAENDWNSARNAQLEASETFSNAVTKLWKDAGLLLDRHGIHIDTSHPDKLTGGQQQNPALLVEPPPPAAPPVSPASPAVQGEPHPPKVAPSATPAASITEQKPTTGDKVKPPATAPAPAPAAPHRYTLTIGEYETKSAMADAVRRIKRAGLTPLVKRGPTKTEAFIRLHIADHADRKMAQREIGRLRRFKAEGFAIKDKEGTFTVYAGSYRNQKQASIEQERLAALGVTTVLKNDTVQISTFLLTVGNFASPREAAAEYGARLEKQGLKAVITKNTE, from the coding sequence ATGATTGCTCCAGCCAAACAGATGTTGGCATGCTTGTCGCTGCTGGTCTTCAGCCCCATGTTACCCCATGCCCAGGCAGCCGATGTGCCCTCCCCCCCCCCGTCAACGGTCCCCTCTGCGCTAGCCGCCAGTCCTCAAAATGCAGAGAGGACAGGCCAGCCGCCCCCGCAACTTTTTCTTTCGCGGGGATACGCCGTTGCCCTGGCCGTCTACAGGAATATCGACCTGCGGATCGAGGCTCTTAACTTCAAAATGGCCGAAACCGACACCGCCAGGAGCTGGGGCATCTACAACCCGGTCTTGAGCGCCACCGGTACCGGCGGGGTTACGGCCATTCCGGGGGATCCCTTCTTTTCGGCCAGGACCTTGAATGCCACGGTCGGCGTGACCCAGAACCTCCCCACCGGAGGCAGCATTGGCGCCACAACCCAGACCGGTTACTTCAGCGTTGACAGCTCCGGGGCGGCCTCGAAGAACTGGCAATCCACGGCCGGCCTCACCCTTACCCTGCCGCTGTTGAAGAATGCCGGCCGGGAAGTCGTGGAGCTGAACATCACCCTGGCGGCCAGCACCCAGCAGGATTCCCTGGAACGGTTTCGCGCCACCACCATGGAAATGGTTTCCAATGTCATCACTGCCTACAATCACCTCTATGTCCTGCGGCAGACTATGGAAACGCGGGTGGCCGCCCTGACGTCGGCCCAGAAGCTTCTGGACGAGGTCAGGAAAAAATCGACGCCGGAACCTGTTCAGGGTATGGAGCTCGCCAACGCGGAATTTGCCGTTGCCCAACGCCGGAAAGATCTTGTCGAGGCTTCGCGCAGTGTCAAGGATCAGGAGATTAACTTCCGTTACCTGATCGGCCTGGACTCGCCGACCCAGATCATTCCCAGCGATCCCCCTTCCCGGGACGAACCGCAGGAAACGGACGAACAGGCGGTCAAGGCGGCTCTGGAATATCGCAGCGACCTGAAACAGCTGCATTTGAGCCTCAAAACAGCCCAACTGCAGGAGCGGGTCAACCGGCGCCAGTCGTGGCCGGATCTCTCGCTCACCGGCGGTGGCGGGCTCACCGGGTCAGGATTCCACTTCGGCGAAAGTTATCAGCAGATCGGGGGCCATCCGGGCAGCTACTGGAATGTCGGCATGCAATTCAGCGTACCGCTGGGCAACACGGCCGCGGCGAACGACTACCGCAAGAGCAGGATCAGGACCGAACAGGTCCAGGATCAGATCAGGGCCCTGTCGTGGAAGATCCGCAACGACGTCGGGTCCGACATGCGGGCGCTCATATCGGCACGCCTGCAGATGCAATTGTCCGACAGGTCGAGTCAGCTGGCCGAGCAACGCCTCGCGGAATACCGCAAGAACAACCAGGCCGGCAGCGCCACGCTCCAGGATGTCCTGAATGCCGAAAACGACTGGAATTCCGCCCGCAATGCGCAACTGGAAGCATCCGAAACCTTTTCCAATGCCGTAACCAAGCTCTGGAAGGATGCGGGGTTGCTCCTCGATCGCCACGGCATTCACATCGACACCTCCCATCCGGATAAACTGACAGGGGGCCAACAGCAGAATCCGGCCCTCCTGGTAGAGCCTCCCCCACCCGCCGCTCCGCCGGTATCGCCAGCATCGCCGGCAGTGCAGGGAGAGCCCCACCCCCCAAAGGTTGCGCCTTCCGCTACGCCGGCAGCGAGTATCACGGAGCAGAAACCGACAACGGGCGATAAGGTGAAGCCACCCGCCACCGCACCTGCGCCGGCCCCTGCCGCCCCCCACAGGTACACGCTCACCATCGGCGAATACGAGACAAAGTCCGCCATGGCCGATGCCGTAAGGAGGATAAAGCGCGCAGGGCTCACACCGCTCGTAAAACGCGGGCCGACGAAAACGGAAGCGTTCATTCGCCTCCATATCGCCGACCATGCGGATCGGAAAATGGCCCAGCGGGAGATTGGCAGGCTGCGCAGGTTCAAGGCGGAAGGGTTTGCCATAAAAGACAAGGAGGGGACATTCACCGTGTATGCCGGCTCATACCGCAATCAGAAACAGGCCAGTATTGAGCAGGAGCGACTCGCAGCTCTCGGCGTCACAACCGTTCTCAAAAATGATACCGTTCAGATTTCGACGTTTCTGCTTACGGTCGGCAATTTTGCATCCCCACGGGAGGCGGCCGCGGAGTATGGGGCAAGACTGGAAAAACAGGGTTTGAAGGCCGTCATTACGAAGAATACGGAATAA
- a CDS encoding glycosyltransferase family 2 protein gives MKKTVISVVVPVYNEEAVIHESYSRLKGVMEGLDEPYEVIFVNDGSRDATPVIIRDICKSDPTVRLIDFARNFGHQTAITAGMDYASGDAVVVIDADLQDPPEVIPEMIATWREGFDVVYGQRAQRKGETLFKRFTSAAFYRILQKLTDVEIPVDTGDFRLIDRKVCDALKRVKERNRYVRGIISWLGFRQTGVEFVREKRFAGETKYPLKKMLRFAFDAITSFSYKPLKVATYIGSTVSLGGFAYLLVVLYLKLFTTATVTGWASMMAVTLFFNGVVLMMLGIIGEYIGRIYDEAKGRPLYVVREEVNFARAETPAKAVVIPEKDEEHYPLAA, from the coding sequence ATGAAAAAGACCGTAATTTCCGTAGTAGTCCCGGTATATAACGAAGAAGCGGTGATCCATGAATCCTATTCGCGGCTCAAGGGGGTCATGGAGGGGCTGGACGAACCCTATGAGGTGATCTTCGTCAATGACGGCAGCCGCGATGCCACTCCGGTCATCATTCGCGACATCTGCAAAAGCGACCCCACGGTCCGCCTGATCGATTTTGCCCGCAATTTCGGCCACCAGACCGCCATCACGGCCGGCATGGACTACGCCTCGGGCGACGCGGTGGTCGTCATCGATGCCGACCTCCAGGACCCCCCCGAGGTGATCCCGGAGATGATCGCCACGTGGCGCGAGGGTTTTGATGTCGTCTACGGCCAGCGCGCCCAGCGCAAGGGCGAGACCCTCTTCAAACGCTTCACCTCGGCCGCCTTCTACCGAATCCTCCAGAAGCTGACCGATGTGGAGATCCCGGTGGATACGGGGGATTTCCGCCTCATCGATCGCAAGGTGTGCGACGCCCTGAAGCGCGTCAAGGAACGCAACCGCTATGTGCGCGGGATCATCAGCTGGCTCGGGTTCAGGCAGACCGGCGTGGAGTTCGTCCGGGAAAAGCGCTTTGCGGGCGAGACCAAGTATCCGCTCAAGAAGATGCTCCGTTTTGCCTTCGACGCCATTACCTCGTTTTCCTACAAACCGTTGAAGGTGGCGACGTATATCGGGAGCACCGTCTCCCTCGGCGGGTTCGCCTACCTCCTGGTGGTGCTCTACCTGAAGCTCTTCACCACCGCGACGGTGACCGGCTGGGCATCCATGATGGCGGTGACCCTTTTCTTCAACGGCGTGGTCCTGATGATGCTGGGGATCATCGGCGAGTATATCGGCAGGATCTATGACGAGGCCAAGGGGCGTCCGCTCTACGTGGTGCGGGAAGAAGTGAACTTTGCCCGGGCCGAGACGCCGGCGAAAGCGGTAGTCATCCCCGAGAAGGATGAGGAGCATTACCCCCTGGCGGCCTGA
- a CDS encoding chemotaxis protein CheB: MKNVGNKGGTRKTDAAEHAAAPEQEQKRDEVSFPIVAIGASAGGLEALTQFLEPTPPNSGLAFIVIQHLDPDHVGMLPELLQRTTKMEVVPVRDRMRVRPNCVYVIPPNREMSILHGVLHLFEAAEPRGLRLPIDHFFRSLADDCKERSIGVILSGMGSDGTLGLRAIKEKGGLALVQDPESAKFSGMPNSAISFGLADIVARAEVLAGRIIEVLQHAPHGAVPKAKLEERDLSALDKIVILLRSETGNDFSLYKKSTLYRRIERRMGIHQIDAIASYVRFLQANRQELDLLFKEFLIGVTSFFRDPVAWDHLKSDVIPALLAEQPSGGVFRAWSAGCSTGEEAYSLAIVFKEALEELKPQSHYTLQVFATDLDRDAIDKARLGMFLPNIAGDVSPERLNRFFTKEDEGYRINKEIREMVTFATQNVITDPPFTKLDFLVCRNLLIYLDVEMQKKLLPLFHYALNPGGVLFLGSAETLGVSSDMFSSLNAKMRLFRRDYSINRPNVVSFPSTMPPPAPGSFKEPPAVKPDINLQILADRVLLQKYSPPAVLATHEGDIVYLSARTGKYLEPPVGKANFNLFAMAREGLRAELFSTFQKAQHQSDPLVVQNIRVGPQGGSQTIDLVVQKLDEPELRGMVMVVFRDVLTCQPPPRKRSGKAKDAVSARITELEAELQQAQESLRVNREELQTTREEMQTSQEELKASNEELQSINEELQSTNEELTTSKEEMQSMNEELQTVNSEQQAKVDELSHLNDDMRNFLNSTEVATIFLDSRLNIRRFANASSKLFKLIPSDVGRPLSDIVNELSYPELTADAENVLRTLVFSEKQVSTTDGRWFSARILPYRTVGDVIDGVVITMTDISSFKQLEEELRAQIRRYEGAQKNG, from the coding sequence ATGAAAAATGTCGGGAATAAAGGCGGCACCCGGAAAACAGACGCTGCCGAGCACGCAGCGGCACCCGAACAGGAACAGAAACGTGACGAAGTATCCTTCCCGATCGTCGCTATCGGCGCGTCGGCCGGAGGGTTGGAGGCGCTGACCCAGTTTTTGGAGCCGACGCCGCCGAACAGCGGCCTCGCCTTCATCGTCATCCAGCACCTCGACCCCGACCACGTCGGGATGCTCCCCGAACTGCTCCAGCGGACCACCAAGATGGAAGTGGTGCCGGTCAGGGACCGGATGCGGGTCAGGCCGAACTGCGTCTATGTCATCCCCCCCAACCGGGAGATGTCGATCCTCCACGGCGTCCTCCACCTGTTCGAGGCGGCCGAGCCCCGGGGCCTGCGCCTCCCGATCGACCACTTCTTCCGCTCCCTGGCCGACGACTGCAAGGAACGGAGCATCGGCGTCATCCTCTCCGGCATGGGCTCGGACGGTACTCTCGGCCTCAGGGCGATCAAGGAGAAGGGGGGGCTGGCCCTGGTGCAGGACCCGGAATCGGCCAAGTTCAGCGGCATGCCGAACTCGGCCATCAGCTTCGGCCTTGCGGACATCGTGGCCCGCGCGGAGGTTCTCGCCGGGAGAATCATCGAAGTCCTCCAGCACGCCCCGCACGGGGCGGTCCCGAAAGCGAAGCTCGAAGAGAGGGACCTCTCCGCCCTCGATAAGATAGTCATCCTCCTCAGGTCGGAGACCGGCAACGATTTCTCCCTCTACAAGAAGAGCACCCTCTACCGCAGGATCGAGCGGCGGATGGGCATCCACCAGATCGACGCCATCGCCTCCTATGTCCGCTTCCTCCAGGCGAACCGCCAGGAGCTGGATCTCCTCTTCAAGGAATTCCTGATCGGCGTGACCAGCTTCTTCCGGGACCCGGTCGCCTGGGACCACCTGAAGAGCGACGTCATCCCGGCGCTTCTGGCCGAACAGCCGTCCGGGGGGGTGTTCAGGGCCTGGTCGGCGGGGTGTTCCACCGGGGAGGAAGCCTATTCCCTGGCCATCGTGTTCAAGGAGGCGTTGGAGGAGCTCAAGCCCCAGTCCCACTACACCCTGCAGGTCTTCGCCACCGACCTCGACCGGGACGCCATCGACAAGGCCCGGCTCGGAATGTTCCTCCCGAACATCGCCGGCGACGTCTCGCCGGAGCGGCTCAACCGGTTTTTCACCAAGGAGGATGAAGGGTACCGGATCAACAAGGAGATCCGGGAAATGGTCACCTTCGCCACCCAGAACGTTATCACCGACCCCCCCTTCACCAAGCTTGACTTCCTCGTCTGCCGGAACCTCCTGATCTACCTGGACGTGGAGATGCAGAAGAAGCTCCTGCCGCTCTTCCACTACGCCCTCAACCCCGGGGGCGTGCTGTTCCTCGGCAGCGCCGAGACGCTCGGCGTCAGCTCGGACATGTTCAGCTCCCTCAACGCCAAAATGCGGCTCTTCCGGCGTGATTACAGCATCAACCGGCCGAACGTGGTCTCGTTCCCCTCGACCATGCCTCCCCCCGCCCCGGGGAGCTTCAAAGAGCCGCCCGCCGTGAAACCGGACATCAACCTCCAGATCCTGGCCGACCGGGTCCTGCTGCAGAAGTATTCCCCCCCCGCCGTACTGGCCACGCACGAGGGGGACATCGTCTACCTCAGCGCCCGAACCGGGAAATACCTGGAACCGCCGGTCGGGAAGGCGAACTTCAATCTCTTCGCCATGGCGCGGGAGGGGCTCCGCGCCGAGCTGTTCAGTACCTTCCAGAAGGCCCAGCACCAGAGCGATCCGCTGGTCGTGCAGAACATTCGGGTCGGCCCTCAGGGCGGCAGCCAGACCATTGACCTGGTCGTCCAGAAGCTGGACGAGCCGGAGTTGCGGGGGATGGTGATGGTCGTCTTCCGGGATGTCCTTACCTGCCAGCCCCCCCCCCGGAAGCGCTCCGGCAAGGCCAAGGACGCCGTGAGCGCCCGGATCACCGAACTGGAGGCGGAGCTCCAGCAGGCCCAGGAAAGCCTGCGGGTCAACCGGGAGGAGCTCCAGACCACCCGGGAGGAGATGCAGACCTCCCAGGAGGAGCTGAAGGCGTCCAACGAGGAACTCCAGTCGATCAACGAGGAACTCCAGTCGACCAACGAGGAACTGACCACCTCCAAGGAAGAGATGCAGTCGATGAACGAGGAGCTCCAGACGGTCAACTCCGAGCAGCAGGCCAAGGTGGACGAGCTCTCCCACTTAAACGACGACATGCGGAACTTCCTGAACAGCACCGAGGTCGCCACCATCTTCCTCGACAGCCGGCTGAACATCCGCCGCTTCGCCAACGCCTCCAGCAAGCTGTTCAAGCTGATCCCGAGCGACGTGGGGCGCCCCCTCTCCGACATCGTCAACGAGCTCTCCTATCCGGAGTTGACCGCAGACGCCGAGAACGTGCTTAGGACCCTGGTCTTTTCCGAAAAGCAGGTTTCCACCACCGACGGCCGCTGGTTCTCGGCCCGGATCCTGCCGTACCGGACCGTGGGCGACGTGATCGACGGGGTCGTGATCACCATGACCGACATCTCCTCCTTCAAGCAGTTGGAAGAGGAACTGCGGGCGCAGATCCGGCGGTACGAGGGGGCGCAGAAGAATGGATGA
- a CDS encoding GtrA family protein, producing the protein MRQLIARHHHQIGEFIKFVLVGLLNTGVDVVIFFLLTRAGIPYVPAQVVSYSCGAANSYLLNKVWTFRSCGLSYAEVIRFATVNLVSLGISVIALSLLHDAAGLGLAAAKGGATVTALAANFLGNKLWVFR; encoded by the coding sequence ATGAGACAACTCATCGCGCGACATCATCACCAGATCGGTGAATTCATAAAATTTGTGCTCGTCGGCCTGTTGAATACGGGGGTCGACGTCGTGATCTTTTTCCTGCTGACACGGGCTGGCATCCCCTACGTGCCGGCGCAGGTGGTTTCCTACTCCTGTGGAGCCGCCAACAGCTATCTGCTCAACAAAGTCTGGACATTTCGCTCCTGCGGCCTCTCTTATGCCGAGGTCATCCGTTTCGCAACCGTAAACCTGGTCTCGCTGGGGATTTCGGTCATTGCACTCAGCCTGCTCCACGACGCGGCCGGCCTGGGGCTGGCTGCGGCCAAAGGAGGAGCGACCGTCACCGCCCTGGCGGCAAATTTTCTGGGCAACAAACTCTGGGTATTCAGATAG
- a CDS encoding PAS domain-containing sensor histidine kinase: MDDSSDGKAGTPRLRRRAEKFLNGSVPAAPPPETEVDTLKLLHELQVHQVELEMQNEELQHSHEELRVSRDRYALLYDFAPVGYCTLDRDMAIRSVNLTGAVLLGMERSRLIKRRFCQFVADEYLATCANFLAKTFSDQGTVSCELALKAGKGRQLVVQAEAAAVGQGNECLVALVDITARKEAEAALHKSREELEQRVVERTAQLAVSADREREQMTGRLRALEELRQNELLMVQQGRLAAMGEMLDNIAHQWRQPMNYLGLLLQQIGLSLELGDLNKEQFDENLDRAMETLRHMSETIDDFRWFSAPDKAKKEFLVDTVVTKVLHLVEDNFKAQGIAIDRSATGAPSVNGYPNEYGQVLLNLLMNARDAFPESAKAGKRIRIQLWAEGGKAVLTVADNAGGIDDRIMDRIFDAYFTTKELGKGTGIGLFLSKMIIEKNMGGRITVRNVAKGAEFRIEV; the protein is encoded by the coding sequence ATGGATGATTCCTCCGACGGAAAGGCCGGGACGCCCCGGCTCCGCCGCCGGGCCGAAAAGTTCCTCAACGGTTCCGTCCCGGCTGCGCCCCCCCCGGAGACGGAGGTCGATACCCTGAAGCTCCTCCACGAACTGCAGGTCCACCAGGTCGAGCTTGAGATGCAGAACGAGGAACTGCAACACTCCCACGAAGAACTGCGGGTCTCCCGGGACCGGTACGCCCTCCTGTACGACTTCGCCCCGGTCGGCTACTGCACCCTCGACCGGGACATGGCGATCCGGTCCGTCAACCTGACGGGAGCGGTCCTGCTCGGGATGGAGCGCTCCCGCTTGATAAAACGGCGCTTCTGCCAGTTCGTTGCCGACGAATATCTCGCAACCTGCGCCAATTTCCTGGCAAAGACGTTTTCGGACCAGGGGACGGTGTCGTGCGAACTGGCGCTCAAGGCGGGGAAAGGCCGGCAGCTTGTGGTGCAGGCCGAGGCCGCAGCCGTCGGACAGGGGAATGAATGTCTCGTCGCACTGGTGGACATTACCGCACGCAAGGAGGCGGAAGCGGCACTCCACAAGTCGCGGGAAGAACTGGAGCAGCGGGTCGTCGAGCGGACCGCCCAACTCGCCGTGTCGGCCGACCGTGAACGGGAGCAGATGACCGGCCGGTTGCGGGCGTTGGAAGAGTTGCGGCAGAACGAGCTCCTGATGGTCCAGCAAGGGCGGTTGGCGGCCATGGGAGAGATGCTTGACAACATCGCCCACCAGTGGCGCCAGCCGATGAACTATCTCGGGCTCCTGCTCCAGCAGATCGGACTCTCTCTCGAACTGGGTGACTTGAACAAGGAGCAGTTCGACGAGAACCTGGACAGGGCGATGGAGACCCTCCGGCACATGTCGGAGACCATTGACGATTTTCGCTGGTTCAGCGCTCCGGACAAGGCAAAGAAGGAGTTCCTGGTGGATACGGTCGTCACCAAGGTGCTCCACCTCGTTGAGGACAACTTCAAAGCACAGGGCATCGCGATCGACCGGAGCGCCACCGGCGCCCCCTCCGTCAACGGCTATCCGAATGAGTACGGCCAGGTGCTGCTGAACCTGCTGATGAATGCCCGGGACGCTTTCCCCGAATCGGCCAAGGCCGGCAAACGGATACGCATCCAGCTCTGGGCCGAGGGGGGGAAAGCCGTCCTCACCGTCGCCGACAACGCCGGCGGCATCGACGACCGGATTATGGACAGGATTTTCGATGCCTATTTCACCACCAAGGAACTCGGGAAGGGAACCGGCATAGGCCTGTTTTTGTCGAAGATGATCATCGAGAAGAACATGGGGGGGCGTATCACGGTGCGCAACGTCGCGAAGGGGGCGGAGTTCAGGATCGAGGTCTGA
- a CDS encoding FtsB family cell division protein — MNLPFQKRIYLFPAGCLAFILFFTVFGDKGLLRIYEIRQDIVGVEERLNGTRLENEKLKREIVALKSDRRYLESIARKDFGFVRSNEVIYQFPQEKK; from the coding sequence GTGAACCTGCCTTTCCAGAAAAGGATATACCTCTTTCCCGCCGGATGCCTCGCATTCATCCTTTTCTTTACCGTTTTCGGCGACAAGGGGCTCCTGCGCATCTACGAGATTCGCCAGGACATCGTCGGCGTCGAGGAACGGCTGAACGGCACCAGGCTCGAAAACGAAAAGCTGAAACGGGAGATCGTCGCCCTCAAGTCCGACCGCCGTTACCTGGAAAGCATCGCCCGCAAGGATTTCGGGTTTGTGCGTTCGAACGAAGTGATCTACCAGTTCCCCCAGGAAAAGAAATAA